The Nocardia sp. BMG51109 nucleotide sequence GGCCCATTCCGGTGAGCGTCTCGCGGGTGGCGCGCTGTAGCAGCGTGCGGGCGGTGACGCCCTCGGGAAAGCTCAATTCCGCGTCGCCGTCCCGGTATTCGTCGACGAGCTCCTGGAAGCGCGGCAGCACCGCCTGCACCGAGGGGAAGGTCTCGGGCAGCTCGAGGATGCCCTCGACCTGTTCCTGGGGGCCGTACTTGTCGGCGTTGGCGACCTCGAACGGTGCCATCGACACGCTGTGCCTGTCGAAGAATTTGTAGCGGCTCTTCGCCGGGTCGATCATGATCACCCGGAGCAACTGCGGATGGATGCCGGAGATGTGATAGCCCTCCTCGAAGGCGTCCATGACGACTTTCCAGTTGCAGTCCAAGGCTTCCCGCACATCGAGCACGGTGACCATCTCGTCGAGGTGATAGGGCTCGAGTAGCTCGGCCACCTCGCCGCCCAGGTACTCGGCCAGGGGCGCGGCGTGGGGATCGGGGTTGAGGAAGATGAATCCGGCGAAGGTGTCCACCGAGACCGGCAGCAGCGACAGGCCCTGCTTGTCCAGCGCGGACAGCACGTTCTCCTGCTCGCGCAGCACGCCGCGCAGCCGGCCCTCCAGGTCGTAGGACCACAGGTGATACTGGCACAGCAAGCCGCGCTTGGCATTCCCGCTGCCCTGGCACAGCCGGTTGCCGCGATGCCGGCAGGCGTTGACGAAGCCGCGGATCACACCGTCCTTGCCGCGCACGACGAGGAAGGACTGATCGCGGATCCGGTACTCCTTCCAATCGCCGGCCTCGGGGAGTTCGCTCACCCGGCCGGCCACGCGCCAGACCCGCATCCAGATCTGCTCGCCTTCCCGCTCGGCGTATGCGCGGCTGGTGTAGCGGTCGGTCGGGATGTTCATCCGGAACTGATCGAAATCGATGTCGGCGAGCCTCGTGCCCGCGTCGACCCACTCGCCCGGTTTCGTCGACGGCATGTCTGTCCTCCTCGGCGCTCGTCGGCCCGACCCGGGGCGAAGCCGCCCTCGGCCCGACAACCCATCTCGGCTCGTGATCACCCGCAGCGGAGCGACGCTCCGACGCCATCCCGCAGGGCGCGAGTGACCGCGAACACAACTATACGGATCCGTATCTGAGATACAAGGGCGTATGTAAAGTGGGTGTGCGGGTCCCGCCGCAGCTCTCGCGCCTGCGCGGTGCCGGGCGATACGGCGAGGCGAACCCCCGCAGACAGGCGAAACGCCGCGCCCGGACGGACGATCCGTCGGGACGCGGCGCGCGTTCGGGAGTGCTGGTTCGCTACCGCTCCGGCAGCACGTGGCTCCCGGACTTGTCCGTGGACAGTGCCAGCGAGCTGATGTACTGGATCTCGCCCTCGGGCCCCGGGACGGCCGAGGCGATCATGTCGGGGCGTTCGAATTCGATTCCGGTGACGGCGCAGGGGAGGGTTTCGCCCGACGGGTTGCCGTATTCGTCGAACATCGGGAGGTCGATGCCGTCGTCGGTGCGCCGCAGATAGTACTTGCCCTTGGTGGCCACGGCCATCAGCGGGGTGAGGACGAACGAGATCACCACCGCCAGGATCGGCGAGTACGGCTTCAGGGTCTCGCCGAGCAGGCCGAAGAACGCCATGATCGACAGCACCGCCGACGCCCCGAAGCCGACCAGGCCGACCGGGTTGACGTTGTACAGCATGCCGCGGCGGAATTCCGGCTGCTTCGGCGAGATCTTCAGCAGGTACTTGTTGATCGCGATATCCGTTGCGATGGTGACGATCCAGGCGATGCCGCAGTTGGCGTAGAAGCCGAGGATGTCGTTCAGGAAGTCGAACATGTTGGCTTCCATCAGAACCAGCGCGATCACCAGGTTCAGGCCGAGGAACACCAGCCGGCCCGGATAGGTCTTGGTGACGCGGGTGAACGAGTTCGTCCACGCCAGCGAGCCCGAATACGCGTTGGTCACATTGATTTTGATCTGGCTGATCACCACCAGGACCACCGCCAGCGTCATCGCCAGCCAGCCCGGCATCATATCGCGGTAGATCTCCAGGAACTGGTGCACCGGCTGGTTCGCGATGTCCTGCGCGCCCGGGATATTCGCGATCAGATAGACCGCCAGGAACAGACCGAGCACCTGCTTGATCGCACCGAAGATCACCCAGCCGGGCCCGGCCAGCAGCATCCAGCTCCACCATTTACGGGAGTTCTCCGGCGTTTTCGGCGGCATGAAGCGCAGGTAATCGATCTGCTCGGCGATCTGCGCGATCAGCGACAGGCAGACTCCGGCCGCCAGCAGCGCGCCGGTGATGCTCACGCCGGCGCCGTCCTTACCGCCGTAGGCGAAGAACGTGCCGACCGAATCCGGGTGGCGCACAAGCAGGAACAGGAATGGCGCCACCATCAGCAGCAGCCACAGCGGCGTCGTCCAGACCTGTAGCTTGGCCAGTGTGTTCATGCCGTAGATGACCAGCGGGAAGATGATCAGCGTCGACACCAGATAGCCGATCCACAGCGGAATGTGCAGGCCCAATTCCAGGCCCTGCGCCATGATCGAGCCCTCGGTGGCGAAGAAGATGAAGGTGAACGACGCGAACACCAGATTGGTGACGACCGAGCCGTAATATCCGAAGCCGCTGCCGCGGGTGATCAGGTCCAGATCGATGTTGTAGCGGGCGGCATAATAGGCCAGCGGGAATCCGGTGATCATGATGATCACGGCGAAGATACCGATTCCCAGCAGCGCGTTGCCGGTGCCGTTGGCGATGCCGATATTGGCGCCGATGGAGAAATCCGCCAGGTAGGCGATGCCGCCGAGAGCCGAGACGCCGACCACCGCCGGGCTCCACTTGCGGTAGCTGCGCGGCGCGAAGCGCAGCGTGTAATCCTCCAGCGTTTCCTTCGTCGCCGCGACCGAATTCGCCCGGCGGGTGTCTACGTCGACCACAAAAACTCCTCAATCCGGCTCGATGAGAGCAGGCTCGAAGAGTGAGGGTCTCGGGTGAATGTAGAGTCCACTTTTCCGGCCAGTTACGTACTTGTTACGTCACATGATGGGATGAGAAAGGGGCGCTACCGATCAGCAATCCTCGAACAGCGCCTTGGCGTAACCGGCGGACTGATATCCGAATTGGTACGCCCACCGCGTGATCGAGAGGTGCGGGCGCGGATCCACCAGGAGAATCTCACCGCCCCAGCACTTTCCGAGGATGTATCGCGACCGCGAGATGTGCGGGGTCCACGTCACCACGATGACCCGTTGCCAGCCCCGCTCGCGCGCCAGCGCCGCCAGCTCCCGGCCCTCGCCGCGGGTGGTGGGCGGGTCCGGAGCGAAGCATTCGACGCGAAAGCTGTACCCGCCGTGGCAGATCCGATTCATCAGGGCGCTGTTGCCGTACGGATCGGAGAACACCACCGCCGGGGCGTACCCGTCGCGCGCCAGCCGCAGCCCCATCTCCTCGCGACCGTCGTGCGCCCCGCCGAGCACGAGGATGGCGTCCGCACGCGCCGGCTGATCCACCCGCGGCCGCACATACACCGGCCACAGCGCGATTATCAGCACGACGAGGACCACCCCCAGTGC carries:
- a CDS encoding SRPBCC family protein — translated: MPSTKPGEWVDAGTRLADIDFDQFRMNIPTDRYTSRAYAEREGEQIWMRVWRVAGRVSELPEAGDWKEYRIRDQSFLVVRGKDGVIRGFVNACRHRGNRLCQGSGNAKRGLLCQYHLWSYDLEGRLRGVLREQENVLSALDKQGLSLLPVSVDTFAGFIFLNPDPHAAPLAEYLGGEVAELLEPYHLDEMVTVLDVREALDCNWKVVMDAFEEGYHISGIHPQLLRVIMIDPAKSRYKFFDRHSVSMAPFEVANADKYGPQEQVEGILELPETFPSVQAVLPRFQELVDEYRDGDAELSFPEGVTARTLLQRATRETLTGMGLDVSCLTDAQMSDNHGWMLFPNFFMTIRAGEATVIMAEPHSDGDPNRCYWHIMSFMWLPDEYKDAFKAEHIEVEEPGSYKYFLALQQDYEQMPRQQIGLRNDRLEFMSLVKEEVVIAHYHSVVDRYLAGAS
- a CDS encoding cytosine permease; this encodes MVDVDTRRANSVAATKETLEDYTLRFAPRSYRKWSPAVVGVSALGGIAYLADFSIGANIGIANGTGNALLGIGIFAVIIMITGFPLAYYAARYNIDLDLITRGSGFGYYGSVVTNLVFASFTFIFFATEGSIMAQGLELGLHIPLWIGYLVSTLIIFPLVIYGMNTLAKLQVWTTPLWLLLMVAPFLFLLVRHPDSVGTFFAYGGKDGAGVSITGALLAAGVCLSLIAQIAEQIDYLRFMPPKTPENSRKWWSWMLLAGPGWVIFGAIKQVLGLFLAVYLIANIPGAQDIANQPVHQFLEIYRDMMPGWLAMTLAVVLVVISQIKINVTNAYSGSLAWTNSFTRVTKTYPGRLVFLGLNLVIALVLMEANMFDFLNDILGFYANCGIAWIVTIATDIAINKYLLKISPKQPEFRRGMLYNVNPVGLVGFGASAVLSIMAFFGLLGETLKPYSPILAVVISFVLTPLMAVATKGKYYLRRTDDGIDLPMFDEYGNPSGETLPCAVTGIEFERPDMIASAVPGPEGEIQYISSLALSTDKSGSHVLPER
- a CDS encoding YdcF family protein — translated: MWRRWGKVAGALGVVLVVLIIALWPVYVRPRVDQPARADAILVLGGAHDGREEMGLRLARDGYAPAVVFSDPYGNSALMNRICHGGYSFRVECFAPDPPTTRGEGRELAALARERGWQRVIVVTWTPHISRSRYILGKCWGGEILLVDPRPHLSITRWAYQFGYQSAGYAKALFEDC